Genomic window (Cellulosilyticum lentocellum DSM 5427):
CTTCATACTTTCACCTCGATTTCGTGCATAAAAATAGCACCTACTCATTAATCTAAGTAAGTGCCGTTTATTCAACTGCTTTCCCATTCTTATAAATTTCTTTTGCCTCATTTAAACTCTTTTTATTGGCTCCACCTTTATAATCTGGATTATCATTTTGTAATCCATCATCCTGCCAACCACAAGCCTCACAAATATCAAACTTATCAACTTCTTCCCCGCAACATGCGCATTTAGTTTTTAGGCTCATATTTTACACGCTCTCCTTTCCAATATTCATTTCCATCTTCTGGCTTAAATAGAGTGGATATTTTCCCATCTGGCCTGCCTATAGCAAAATCATTATTTATTTTATCATATTTAAATAAAAATCCATCTTTATCTATGAATCCTTCAATATTATCAGATAGCTCTGCTGACAATAGTTCTTGTGCTCGTTGTAAATACTGTTCCGGTGTAAGTCCTGGATAATTATCAAGATGCTTTTCAAGATGCTTTTCAAACTTTTTAGTTGTAGGAAATTCGGATCTCAACCAATTTATATTATTCATTATACCACTATTTCGAGAATTTAAAACATTGTTTTTTACATATTCTTTCTTCCAGTCACTATAGGTCATATCATCAAAAACATAGTATTGTCTTCCTGACTCGCCTCTAGCAATACGTTCTCCAAAGTTATCATCAAAGTGTGGAATGGTAGTTGTTCTACACCAACAATGAAACGGTGGTGCTGTTAATCCTGGCTCATACTCGCTCATCTTAAATACTTTACCATCTAACTCTTGGCATATTTCAGATGTCTTATTATCTAATGTTGCTAGTATTTCATATTTTTCTACATCAAGATCATTAAAGCAGTCTCGCTGACTAGCTGATGCAAAAAAAGCTGATTCAGTCATTACTAACCTGCCAGCTCTTGTTCTGCTTGTATTAAACTTCTCTGCTATTCGCTTTATAGCTTTATCAGGTGCTCTACCCATGATAATACTTTGAGTAAGCTCCGTATGAAGTGTATTAACTAAATCTCCTTTAGCTTTCCAAATTCTATCACTAAAGTTTGAACCATCAGCTGTCCAAGGTTTAGAAAGTATTTGGGTAACTCGGGCTGAGTCTAAAGCTGGGATAGCCCATCCGACATTTAAACCTCTTTGTATTTCAAAAGCTGAATGATAATACCCATCTTCATATATGCTCCTTAATGCATCTGTCATGCCTATATTTTGACCCTGATATAAGGATTCTACTGTTTGTTGAAGTTGTATCTTTAATGCTTCTAATCTAGATATATGAGCTCTAGCAGAAGCATTCTCTAATTCTTTTAACCAAATTGGATTAATAGCATTCTGTTTACCGTGCTGCATGTATTCTTCAACGGTCCACTTAAACTCTTCAAGTTCTTTACCCTTTAGCCATTTTCTAGCTTGAGACATATTGATTTCATTATTTTCAGCTATCCTACCATACCATCTGGCCATTTGTGACTCTATTTCATTCATGGCTTTTCGATATTGCTTATCTAGCTCTCTGTAATACTCTTCACCCTTGGCCATTTGAGATTCTTGTAGGATTTCAAAGCGTTCTTTCCAATATTGTCTATTCTTCATTTACATCAACACCTTTAGGGCTCTTAAATGCATCTTTGAAGTCATCATTCTTTTGGGATAACTCCTGCTCTTCTAACTTTATTTGCTTAAGTTCCTCTTCTACATCTTCAACCCAAGGATGATTTTTTAATATGGTTTTATTAGAGATTATATCTAAACTAACTTGAGCAATCTCAGCTGTTTCCTTATCGTTTTTAATAGCATTTCTAGTCCATGTTTGAATAATTGGGAAATACTCATTATGGCCAATACTCCTAGCTATTAGTCTGATTAACTTATTAAACCCTTGTCTAAATTCAATCTCCATAAGTCCAGCCTTAAGTTCCAATGGTGCATACATAAATTTAAGTGCTTCACCTGATCTATTACCGAAACCACCTTCAGGATGAGGGTCTAATCCTTGGCCTTGTTCATAGATTTGTTTTCTACAAACTTCTAAAAGTTTATTCCTAGCTTCTACTGGAATATCAATAGCTATGGTTTGAATGCCACTTTTATCATCATCTCCTATAGATTGCGTCTTTACGGCCTTATACTTCTTAAGATCACTTCTGAACTCGTCTAGATCTTCCCCACCAAAATTAGTAAGCACCCAAATGATTTGCTGAATATCATCTAGGTCATTTACATATCCTGAAAGAATATTGTCCATAACATCAATAAATGGCTTAATCTTTGTGAGGTCACTGTCTTTGATATTGTTGTTAGGAAATTCTATAAATGGTACCTCTCCAAAATCATGCTGATAGTAATTACTCTCTGTGCTCTCCCCAGTATCAATATTAGTTGAAACGAACCGATTAATAGTTTCAATATCATCTAAGCTAATAGCATTCTGTTTCTTGCGAAATGTAGTACATCCCTCGTTATCCCAATACTCATATACCGTGTAATAGTTACTGGTGAAGTATGCTTCACCTTCATCAAAGTATTCTGAGTAAACACGAATAACAGCAGCTAAGTCCTTAATCAATCCACTCGAGTAAATAGGAATTACTTGAATAGGATTAACAGGTGCATACCTAAATTCGTTACTATCACTATCCTTCCAAACGTGTAGCCATGCATTACGATAATTAGAAGCATCTACACAGAGTACATTGCAATACTTCTCGTAATTATCTCCTAGCATCTCCTTAATTTTCTCATTAAGCTCTTTCTTACCTACGTCAAACATAGGAGGATATGAAAACAAATAAGATGCTTTTTGGTTCACAAGCTGAGCATGATAATCATGAGGGATTCGATTGTCAGCAGCTCTTAAAGGATTATCTTCTTTGTACTTGTTTCTATTAGCTGGAGCTGAATCTTTTAAGATATCATTCTCATGAGCATAGTATCTTCTAGCAACTTCGCATTGTTCAATGTACTTATCATACCCATTTTTATAGCGTTCTAAAATCTTCTTAAACTGTTCTAACTCTATAGCTGGCATTGTCTACCTCCTCTCTTTTGGTTTTAATACGCTAATACCAGACATTCGTCTAAGTATCGTATAACAAAAATAACGACAACTATCCATGCAGTGGTCGTTTTCTTTAATCGGCTTATCTTCTCCTCTTTTAGCTGCCTTTTCATCCCACACGTAGGATCCAAACTCTTTATGTGTTTCTATACATGAAATATCGAAGAATATTTTCCCCTCAGTAAGTAATGTTGCTACTAGCCTAATGCCATCTAAAACTGAGTTGTTAGCCTTCTTAACCTTGAATTTATGTTTGAGTAGCTCCGCTATAAAACTAGCTGCTGAAGGGTCAACTATAACAAATCTTACTTGCGTATCTCCTAGCCATTCAGTTAGGTCCTCTACATACTCACTATCTGTTTTCTGTGAAGCTTCTGAGCGTCCTGAGTAGTGATATTCTCTAGTGCAATACCAATTCTTATCACTAGCCAGCTCCCAAAGTAAAAATACAGTAGGGTTTTGGGTACCGTAATCAATGCTGACATACTTCTCACCTAAGAAAGTAAGTCCGTTTGCAATTAACTCCTGCACATCAACGATATGCTTCTCTTTATGGAACATATCATAAATAATGCCCTCTGCCACAGCCCATAAGCCTTTTATATAGCGGTCGTAGAACACACCACTATACATTGACCTATAACGCTGTTTAATCTTCTCTGTAAGGCTTAGGTTATCATCCATAGTAAAGTGGAGGTATAGCAAATTCTTTTCAACCTGTTTATCAATCCAATTAACCTTAAACCAATGGTAAGGTCCATCTGGATTACAGTTAAACCAGAACTTTGAGCCATCTACTGAACAACGTCCTGTTGCTTGGTTAACAAATGATTCTGGCATAAGTGCTACTTCATCAAAAAAACAGCCTGCCAACGTGATACCTTGTATCAAGTCTTGAGACCGTTCATCTTTACCACCAAATATATAAAAATAGTTTGTGACATTGCCACGGCTAACAATAACTAAGTTGTCAGCTCTATGATCTACTACCCGATATCCCCTTGATTTAAGCATTAATTTAAGCCAGAACAGCACATTACGTCTAAATGAGCCGATTGTCTTACCACACATACCGAAGTTCTGACCATCAAATGATTCCATTGCCCAAATTACATAGCTTAATGACATGCAAAGAGTCTTGCCTGAACGAATAGCTCCATCTGCAATAATGCCATCCATTTCACCAACTGGTGAATTAGGTAGCCACCAAGTTAATACCTTGAGTTGCTTTTTTGAAAAAGGCTTGAACTTGAATACAGCTTTTTTTAGTCTTCCCATATGTCATTCACCTGACCTTTGAGAGCGTCAATGAATCCATCATCTTCTTGCCATTCCTCTTCATCATCTGATGTTACTTTAGCTTTAAGCAGTGCTATCTTAGCTCTTTGTTCTTCTGTAGCTAAGTCCATATGGTCAGCTATCCATTGTAATGCCTTCATACGATCAGCAAGCTTTATACTAACTCCATCTTTCCCTTGCTTAACCTCGCTTATTAGCGTTCCATCAACTTGATTGCTATCTTTGAAATCAACATAATTGATTTCTGCTGTGACTTCGTTTCCATCCTCATCAGTATCAACTACTATTTCTTTTCTTCCAAACGCAAGGTAATCTGTAACGTCTGAGAATGCTATATCCATATACTTTTGGAATATGTCTCCTGGCTCTAATGTGGCTTGATTAAGCTTAGCTTGCTTAAGCCTTTTAATTTCCTCCTGTATACTAGCTTTTGCTAGCAATCTTGAACCATTCACATTAGCAGTTATATAATCACAACCGTATGCCTTTTGATAAGCCTTAGTTGCGTTAAAATATTTTATTTGATATAAACAAAAAAGCCGCTGCTTATCAGTTAAGTCAGGATTATTTATAATCTGCTCAACCCCATCTAAAGGTTTTTTATTTTGCTTACTCTTCGGAGGGCTTTTCCCTTTTGGAACGTTCCGTTCTTTTTGGAGCGTTCCATTGAGTTTTTGTTCCCAACAATCCTTAGCCTTCCATCCTCTGATTGTTCCAGGTGGCACATTTAGTTGACTTGCAATCTCAACCAAATCAATATTACCATTGTTATCTTTATATATTTCAAATGATTTATCTCTGTTAGGGTCTCTAATACGAGGCAATATTGCCACACTCCTTTCAAAAACAAAAAGAGTATGCCTGCACACACCACATGTACCAAGCACACTCTTTTCGTTGTAATGTAATTCTTTAATTTAATTCAAATCTTACTGGGACGTTCGACTTGAAACCTAATATCATAATACCACATTCCTATGTGCACTTCTATGCACTATTTCTTAAACTTTGTAGTATCTTACTATGTATTTTCTGTATTCCTCTGTATGAGTAATTCATTTCAACGCATACTGTCTCCCATGTTTTGCACTCTATATATTTCTTTCTCATTAATATCCTATCTCTTGATTCTAACTGATTTATTAATCTCTCTATGAAAATAATCTCTTTCATGAGTTCATTCGATTTACGTATATATAATGTTTCTAAGTTGCTTAAAGTTGAAATCATATCACCTATTTTGTCACTACTGCCACTACAAGCTACAACATCATCAAATGTCTGTGAACGAATACTAGTAAGTTGTTCTCTTAAACTGTCTATGCGTTCTTTGAGTTGCTCGTGTTCTAATTTCAAATCTGAATATCTATAAAGACGTTTTTTAATGTCCATATTTTGTCCTCCAATCTTTTCAAAAAAGCTCTTGACAACAACACAGTTTTGCTTTATTTTATTTCTTCTTTTCTTTACTCTACTTTACTTTACTCTACTTTACTTTACTCTACTTTACTTTGGGGATTTCTGTAGTACATAAATCCTCGTAAATCGTATTGAGTAAGAGTTATTGCATACATAAACCCTAAGTAGTGAGGGTTATTGCATACATAAACTCACTAAACTATGCAATTTTGATTCCAAACAGTCCGAAAATCAGTTCATTATCTTTAGGCTTCATGTATGACTTAGTCATATCCACACTTTTATGATGAACAATAATTTGTATCTCTTCTATGGTAAAAGCTCTACCAAGCTTCTCACATAAATAGTGTGTTCCATTGCCTAGATTTTCTATTACTGAATGTCTGAATGAGTGAGGTGTAAAACATGGTGTGCTAGGATCTAATCCTTTTAGAATTTTATATAAATCATTAACCCATCCTCTTAGCGTGCTAGTAGTTTCTGCTGGACCATATTTACTCTGCCAAAACGCCCCTTCTTTTTTAGTACTAAGGTGTAGCTGTATGCTCTCTTTGGAACGCTCATGTAGCAATATGTATTCATATCTTCCGCCCTTACATTTCACTTTTAAGTATCCTTTGCTAGTAGTATCTGAATCAGTAACCTGTAATACTTCATTGACACGCGCGCCTGAGTCATATAAAATGTCGAGTAGACATAGATGTTGGTACATTTTATGTTCTAGCAAATAGTTTCTTAGTAGGTCTATTTGCTCCTGGCTTAGAAAAGCAACTGGTCTTACTGGTTCTTTTTCTAAGCCTTTTATGCGTGATGCCGGATTTCTGAAGTATTCCTCATACTCGTCGTCATCATCTTCTGCGTACCCCATCATGGTACGAATTGCACATAATAGATGATTTATACGAGCATTACTTACTTTTCTTTCTTCGGCCATAAAATACTTAAACTCTTCAAAATGACGTTTCTTAAAATCAA
Coding sequences:
- a CDS encoding PBSX family phage terminase large subunit — protein: MGRLKKAVFKFKPFSKKQLKVLTWWLPNSPVGEMDGIIADGAIRSGKTLCMSLSYVIWAMESFDGQNFGMCGKTIGSFRRNVLFWLKLMLKSRGYRVVDHRADNLVIVSRGNVTNYFYIFGGKDERSQDLIQGITLAGCFFDEVALMPESFVNQATGRCSVDGSKFWFNCNPDGPYHWFKVNWIDKQVEKNLLYLHFTMDDNLSLTEKIKQRYRSMYSGVFYDRYIKGLWAVAEGIIYDMFHKEKHIVDVQELIANGLTFLGEKYVSIDYGTQNPTVFLLWELASDKNWYCTREYHYSGRSEASQKTDSEYVEDLTEWLGDTQVRFVIVDPSAASFIAELLKHKFKVKKANNSVLDGIRLVATLLTEGKIFFDISCIETHKEFGSYVWDEKAAKRGEDKPIKENDHCMDSCRYFCYTILRRMSGISVLKPKERR
- a CDS encoding phage portal protein, which translates into the protein MPAIELEQFKKILERYKNGYDKYIEQCEVARRYYAHENDILKDSAPANRNKYKEDNPLRAADNRIPHDYHAQLVNQKASYLFSYPPMFDVGKKELNEKIKEMLGDNYEKYCNVLCVDASNYRNAWLHVWKDSDSNEFRYAPVNPIQVIPIYSSGLIKDLAAVIRVYSEYFDEGEAYFTSNYYTVYEYWDNEGCTTFRKKQNAISLDDIETINRFVSTNIDTGESTESNYYQHDFGEVPFIEFPNNNIKDSDLTKIKPFIDVMDNILSGYVNDLDDIQQIIWVLTNFGGEDLDEFRSDLKKYKAVKTQSIGDDDKSGIQTIAIDIPVEARNKLLEVCRKQIYEQGQGLDPHPEGGFGNRSGEALKFMYAPLELKAGLMEIEFRQGFNKLIRLIARSIGHNEYFPIIQTWTRNAIKNDKETAEIAQVSLDIISNKTILKNHPWVEDVEEELKQIKLEEQELSQKNDDFKDAFKSPKGVDVNEE
- a CDS encoding terminase small subunit, with the protein product MPRIRDPNRDKSFEIYKDNNGNIDLVEIASQLNVPPGTIRGWKAKDCWEQKLNGTLQKERNVPKGKSPPKSKQNKKPLDGVEQIINNPDLTDKQRLFCLYQIKYFNATKAYQKAYGCDYITANVNGSRLLAKASIQEEIKRLKQAKLNQATLEPGDIFQKYMDIAFSDVTDYLAFGRKEIVVDTDEDGNEVTAEINYVDFKDSNQVDGTLISEVKQGKDGVSIKLADRMKALQWIADHMDLATEEQRAKIALLKAKVTSDDEEEWQEDDGFIDALKGQVNDIWED
- a CDS encoding tyrosine-type recombinase/integrase — its product is MSRILYTKERWELVLDINKRLMQQYLRNCKADKKSEGTIREYGYDLRFFLCWNLLFNENMSVLDFKKRHFEEFKYFMAEERKVSNARINHLLCAIRTMMGYAEDDDDEYEEYFRNPASRIKGLEKEPVRPVAFLSQEQIDLLRNYLLEHKMYQHLCLLDILYDSGARVNEVLQVTDSDTTSKGYLKVKCKGGRYEYILLHERSKESIQLHLSTKKEGAFWQSKYGPAETTSTLRGWVNDLYKILKGLDPSTPCFTPHSFRHSVIENLGNGTHYLCEKLGRAFTIEEIQIIVHHKSVDMTKSYMKPKDNELIFGLFGIKIA
- a CDS encoding CPCC family cysteine-rich protein yields the protein MSLKTKCACCGEEVDKFDICEACGWQDDGLQNDNPDYKGGANKKSLNEAKEIYKNGKAVE
- a CDS encoding minor capsid protein translates to MKNRQYWKERFEILQESQMAKGEEYYRELDKQYRKAMNEIESQMARWYGRIAENNEINMSQARKWLKGKELEEFKWTVEEYMQHGKQNAINPIWLKELENASARAHISRLEALKIQLQQTVESLYQGQNIGMTDALRSIYEDGYYHSAFEIQRGLNVGWAIPALDSARVTQILSKPWTADGSNFSDRIWKAKGDLVNTLHTELTQSIIMGRAPDKAIKRIAEKFNTSRTRAGRLVMTESAFFASASQRDCFNDLDVEKYEILATLDNKTSEICQELDGKVFKMSEYEPGLTAPPFHCWCRTTTIPHFDDNFGERIARGESGRQYYVFDDMTYSDWKKEYVKNNVLNSRNSGIMNNINWLRSEFPTTKKFEKHLEKHLDNYPGLTPEQYLQRAQELLSAELSDNIEGFIDKDGFLFKYDKINNDFAIGRPDGKISTLFKPEDGNEYWKGERVKYEPKN